The Streptomyces achromogenes DNA segment CCAGAACCCGGCCCCGTAGTCGGTCCCGCCGGCGCAGGCGTAGGCGGCCACCGCGAGGAGCAGGACGACGGCGACGACGTCCGCGATCACGGCTGGTCCTCCGGGGGCGGCGCGCCGGACGGCACCGCGGGGCGCGGCCCGTAGGGGAGGCCCGACTCCGGCGTCTGCCGCGGTGAGCCGGCTCTGCCGGTCCGGCCGTCCTCCTCGTCGGCCAGCCGCCAGCGGGTGCGCATCGTCAGCAGGACGGCGAGGAAGGACGCGAAGACGCACACGTACACCACGACGACCAGGGCGAACATGATCCACAGGCTGGTGGAACGGGTCGACGTGACGGCTTCGGCGACGCGCATGTTCTCGTAGACGATCCACGGCTGGCGGCCCACCTCGGTGGTGATCCAGCCGCTCTCGACGGCGACGACGGAGGCGACGCCGGCCACCGCCGCGCACCGGTAGAACCACGCCGAGGCGGGCAGCCGACGCCGGCGCAGCCAGACCAGGGCGTACCACAGGGCGAGTACCACCAGCAGGGAGCCGATGCCGACCATGATGTCGAAAGCCCAGTGGGCGATGGTCGCCTGAGTGGCCGTCGGCCGTGCGTTCGCGGGCACGGAGGTCAGTCCGGTGACCCGGGTGTCGGTGCTGAAGCCGGCGAGGACGGAGTCGAGCTGCGGGATCCTGATGCCGCCGGAGATGCTTCCGTCCGGGTGGAGGCGGCCGAACAGGTACTCCGGCATGTGGGCGCCAGTCGTCCAGACGATCTCCATGGCGGCGAACTTCACGGGCTGTTCGTGGAAGACCTTCCGGGCGATCGAGTCGCCCAGGACGAACTGAACCGGCGTCAGCGCCGCCGCGACCGTGAAGGGGACGGTGAAACCGAGGCGGTGGTACCGGTCCCGGCGGCCGCGCAGCCATCCGGCGGCGTAGACGCCGGCCACCACGTAGCCGGCCGTCACGAGCATCGCCACCACGAAGTGCCAGTACTGCGGGCCGAACATGGGGGTGAAGACCGCCTTCCAGATCTTCACGTCGACCGGGTTTCCCGCGGAGTCCAGGCGGAAGCCGCGCGGGGTGTTCATCCAGGAGTTGGCGGCCAGGATGCCGAAGGCGCCGAGCAGGGCCGCGGCCGGCAGCGGCAGGGCGAGCAGGAAGTGGGTCCGGGCGGGCAGCCGCCGCCAGCCGTAGAGGTAGATCGCGATGAGGACGGCCTCCAGGAAGAAGGCCCACGCCTCGACGCCGAAGCCGATCCCGAAGACGTCGCCCCACCTGCCCATGAGACCCGGCCACAGCAGGCCGAACTCGAAGGAGAGCACGGTGCCGGTGACCACCCCGATCGCGAACTGGACCGCCATCACCGCCGACCACCGGCGGGCGAGCAGCAGCGCCGTCCGGTCCCCGCGGCGCAGGCCGTAGCCGTGCAGGACGAGCGTGATCAGCGGCAGCGCCACGCCCAGCGGGACGAGGACGATGTGGGAGGCGAGGGTGAAGGCCATCAGGGACCTGGCCGGGAGCAGTTGCGCCGGGGCGTCCGCCAGTGCCTGCAGCGTGCTGTGCATCTGATTCCGTTCGGGAGGCGTCGCGCGCTGTGTGTGGTGTCAGCCGCCGGTCGCGAAGCCGGGGAAGAGGGTCATCCCGCCGTCCACGAAGAGCGTGGTGCCCACCACGTAGTCCATGAGGTCGGAGGCGAGGCCGACGACGGCGTGGGCGATGTCCTCGGGGTCGCCGACACGGCCGTAGGGGATCAGCCGCAGCAGGTCCTCGCGGGCCTCGGGGGTCTCCCAGGCGCTCCGGTTGATGGGTGTCCTGACGGCCCCCGGGGCAACGGCGTTCACGCGGATCTTCTTCGGCGCGAGTTCCTGGGCGAGGGTCTCCATCATCATCTGCACACCGCCTTTGGAGGCGGCGTAGTTGACGTGCCCGGCCCACGGGATGACCTGGTGCACGGAGCTCATGCAGATGATCTTGCCAGCGGCGCGCGACACCTCGGGGACGACTCCGCGGCGCAGGAACTCCTTCGTCGCCTCCCGAGCGCACAGGAACTGTCCGGTCAGGTTGACCTCGAGGACCTTGTGCCACTGCGCGAGCGTCATCTCGGTGAACGCGGCGTCCCGTTGCATCCCGGCGTTGGCCACGAGGATGTCGATCGTGCCGAACTCCTCGACCATCCGGTTCGTCATGGCGACGACCTGGTCCTCGTCGGAGACGTCCGCCTGGTAGGCCGCCGCCCGCACCCCGAAGGACCTGATCTCCTCCACCACCTTGTCGGCATCTTCCCGGCCGGCCACGTAGTTCACGACCACGTCGGCTCCGGCCCGGCCCAGCGCGACCGCGGTCGCCAGGCCGATCCCGGAGTTCGCGCCGGTGACGAGTGCCTTCTGGCCTTTGAGCAGGTGGGTGGGGATCACGTCACGGGGCGCACCCTCGGTCGGACTCACGATGACTGTCTCCTCCACTGCGCGGCCGGGTCTTCCGGGGCTCGTCTCACCGGCCCGGGGTCAGACATTCACCCAAGCACCGCGGTCGCGCGGGGGCGCGTCGTGGGGAGCGGTCTTGGGCCGACCGGGGGAGGAGGTTCGCCCGCCGGAAGGCGGGTGCCCGGTCCCGGTCGGCCCAGTCGTGCCGGCGGGCGGTCGCCCGCCGCCGGAGCGCGCGCCATGGCCGTCGGTTCGGCCCACGGCCTTCCGGCCCGGGTCAGCCGAGGAGCCGACGCTTCTGCGCCGCGAACTCCTCCTCGGTGAGGACTCCTTGAGCCTTGAGGTCGGCGAGCTGCCTGAGCTGGTCGATCTTGGCGGTCATGTCGTCGGCGTGCGACTGCGGGGCAGCGGGTGCGGGTGCGGGTGCGGGGGCCTGCTGGTCGACGTCCTGGCGGGCGCTGTCCTGCTCGGCCCACCGGCCCGCCTGCCGCCTCGAGACCCGGTTGGACACGGCCGTGGCCGTTCCCGCGATCACGGCGGTGCGGGCCACACCGCGAAGAAGTCCTGGCATGTCACTCGTCTCCCTGGTCCGTGCGAAGTCGTGAGGACGCGCCGCGGGGGCGCGGGTGGTCGCGGTGTCAGGGGGCGGTCACGGCTCCGCCGGAAGGACGCACCGGTTCGGTGGCGTCCAGCGACGCCAGCAGGGCGTCCACGGGGATGCGGCCCCCGGCCACCATCTCGGCGCCACCACGCCGTAGCGCACGAGCCAGGGGAGCGGCCCAGAGGTTCTCGTACACGATCACGGCCGCGGAGTTCCCGGGCTCCAGCGCGGCGCCGGCCTCGTCCAGGTCGCCCTGGTCGAGCAGGCCGGAGGAGGCTCCCTCGAACACCGTCAGTTCGGCCCGGTCACCGAGTTCCCTGAATTCCAGCACGGCGACCGATCCGTCGGCGCCCTTCTGGATGAAGACGAGGTCGAGGATGCGGATGACGCCGTCCTCGACCAAGTCGACGAGCAGGGGCATGCCCTCGCCCGTCATGCGGCTTCCGGGGAACTCGACGATCAGATAGTCGACGGGCCCCATGTCCGCGACGTCCTGGTGCATGGCCACTCCTCAGCGGTGGGTCCGGCCCCGGCCGTGTCCCGCTGCGGCGTCGGTCGCTCGCGCTCGGGTCGAGGGACGGTGCTCTCCAGCCATTGCAGCACTCGGTCAGGGGGCCTGCATTTCCGGGACGTCCGGGCGGTGCGGGACGTCCGGCGCACCGGAGTGCCGGGACACGGCCGGGGCGCGGCTAGTCAGCCCGGGATCCGGGCGCGACCACCACAGCCCGCTGTGTGATTCCGCGCCGGGACCGATTTGTGCGTTTAGTCCATGATCGCCCTATGCTGTTGTGCGGGAGAGCTCGAG contains these protein-coding regions:
- a CDS encoding cytochrome ubiquinol oxidase subunit I, giving the protein MHSTLQALADAPAQLLPARSLMAFTLASHIVLVPLGVALPLITLVLHGYGLRRGDRTALLLARRWSAVMAVQFAIGVVTGTVLSFEFGLLWPGLMGRWGDVFGIGFGVEAWAFFLEAVLIAIYLYGWRRLPARTHFLLALPLPAAALLGAFGILAANSWMNTPRGFRLDSAGNPVDVKIWKAVFTPMFGPQYWHFVVAMLVTAGYVVAGVYAAGWLRGRRDRYHRLGFTVPFTVAAALTPVQFVLGDSIARKVFHEQPVKFAAMEIVWTTGAHMPEYLFGRLHPDGSISGGIRIPQLDSVLAGFSTDTRVTGLTSVPANARPTATQATIAHWAFDIMVGIGSLLVVLALWYALVWLRRRRLPASAWFYRCAAVAGVASVVAVESGWITTEVGRQPWIVYENMRVAEAVTSTRSTSLWIMFALVVVVYVCVFASFLAVLLTMRTRWRLADEEDGRTGRAGSPRQTPESGLPYGPRPAVPSGAPPPEDQP
- a CDS encoding SDR family oxidoreductase — protein: MSPTEGAPRDVIPTHLLKGQKALVTGANSGIGLATAVALGRAGADVVVNYVAGREDADKVVEEIRSFGVRAAAYQADVSDEDQVVAMTNRMVEEFGTIDILVANAGMQRDAAFTEMTLAQWHKVLEVNLTGQFLCAREATKEFLRRGVVPEVSRAAGKIICMSSVHQVIPWAGHVNYAASKGGVQMMMETLAQELAPKKIRVNAVAPGAVRTPINRSAWETPEAREDLLRLIPYGRVGDPEDIAHAVVGLASDLMDYVVGTTLFVDGGMTLFPGFATGG
- a CDS encoding SHOCT domain-containing protein, translated to MPGLLRGVARTAVIAGTATAVSNRVSRRQAGRWAEQDSARQDVDQQAPAPAPAPAAPQSHADDMTAKIDQLRQLADLKAQGVLTEEEFAAQKRRLLG
- a CDS encoding DUF6325 family protein; this translates as MHQDVADMGPVDYLIVEFPGSRMTGEGMPLLVDLVEDGVIRILDLVFIQKGADGSVAVLEFRELGDRAELTVFEGASSGLLDQGDLDEAGAALEPGNSAAVIVYENLWAAPLARALRRGGAEMVAGGRIPVDALLASLDATEPVRPSGGAVTAP